A window of the Phaseolus vulgaris cultivar G19833 chromosome 5, P. vulgaris v2.0, whole genome shotgun sequence genome harbors these coding sequences:
- the LOC137834765 gene encoding alpha-N-acetylglucosaminidase isoform X1 — protein sequence MLKLGFVFLILILIPSLPVALSKYGVMEPLLQRLDSKRAASSVQEAAAVGLLKRLLPTHLSSFEFKIVSKDVCGGDSCFLINNHKKSSQNEPEIVIRGTTAVEIASGLHWYLKYWCGAHVSWDKTGGIQTTSVPEPGSLPRLKDEGVKIKRPVPWNYYQNVVTSSYSYVWWDWERWEKEVDWMALQGVNLPLAFTGQETIWQKVFKDFNITSVDLNNFFGGPAFLAWARMGNLHGWGGPLSQNWLDQQLVLQKQIISRMLELGMTPVLPSFSGNVPAALKRIFPSAKITRLGDWNTVDSDPRWCCTYLLDASDPLFVEIGEAFIRKQIKEYGDVTDIYNCDTFNENTPPTNDPEYISTLGAAVYKGISKGDKDAVWLMQGWLFYSDSSFWKPPQIKALLHSVPLGKMVVLDLFADVKPIWKSSSQFYGTPYIWCMLHNFGGNIEMYGTLDAISSGPVDARFSANSTMVGVGMCMEGIEHNPIVYELMSEMAFRDKKVEVPEWIKSYCNRRYGKVVHEVEAAWEILYHTIYNCTDGIADHNHDFIVMFPDWDPSNSETGVSNNQKKINLLRPVNTRYLLQETPSDKPRAHLWYPSDDVIKALQLFLAGGKNLSTSLTYRYDLVDLTRQVLSKFANQLYYKAVSSFQKKNIEALQFHSNKFLQLIKDIDVLLASDDNFLLGTWLESAKKLAVNPSEIKQYEWNARTQVTMWFDTNATTQSKLHDYANKFWSGLVESYYLPRASTYFSHLLESLRQNEKFKLIEWRKQWISQSNKWQEGNELYPVKAKGDALAISQALYEKYFAK from the exons atgttgAAGTTGGGATTTGTGTTTCTGATTCTGATTCTTATCCCTTCACTGCCGGTGGCACTGTCTAAGTATGGAGTCATGGAGCCTTTGCTTCAACGCTTGGACTCCAAAAGGGCAGCTTCATCGGTGCAAGAAGCCGCAGCCGTTGGTCTTCTCAAAAGACTGCTTCCTACCCATTTGTCCAGTTTTGAGTTCAAAATAGTGTCCAAG GATGTCTGTGGCGGAGACAGTTGTTTTCTAATAAACAATCACAAGAAATCAAGCCAGAATGAGCCCGAGATTGT CATTAGAGGAACCACTGCTGTTGAGATTGCATCTGGTCTCCATTGGTATCTTAAGTATTGGTGCGGTGCTCATGTCTCATGGGATAAGACAGGTGGCATTCAGACAACTTCAGTCCCTGAACCAGGGTCACTACCCCGTTTAAAAGATGAGGGTGTGAAGATTAAACGCCCTGTTCCATGGAATTATTACCAAAATGTTGTTACCTCTAGTT ATTCATATGTTTGGTGGGACTGGGAAAGGTGGGAAAAAGAGGTAGACTGGATGGCACTTCAGGGGGTGAACCTACCCTTGGCATTTACTGGGCAGGAAACAATTTGGCAAAAGGTTTTTAAG GATTTTAACATTACTTCAGTCGACTTGAATAATTTCTTCGGTGGACCTGCTTTCCTTGCTTGGGCTCGCATGGGAAACTTACATGG CTGGGGTGGGCCTTTATCTCAAAATTGGTTAGATCAACAATTGGTGTTACAGAAACAGATAATCTCTCGAATGCTGGAGTTGGGGATGACACCAG TTCTTCCATCCTTCTCTGGGAATGTTCCAGCCGCTTTGAAAAGGATATTCCCTTCGGCAAAAATAACTAGACTTGGTGACTG GAATACTGTTGACAGTGATCCTCGCTGGTGCTGTACTTACCTTCTTGATGCCTCTGATCCTTTATTTGTTGAAATAGGGGAGGCTTTCATAAGGAAACAGATTAAAg aATATGGGGATGTAACGGACATTTACAACTG TGACACATTTAACGAAAACACCCCGCCTACCAATGATCCGGAATATATATCAACTCTTGGAGCTGCAGTATATAAAGGGATTTCCAAAGGTGACAAGGATGCTGTCTGGTTAATGCAA GGCTGGCTCTTCTACTCTGACTCTTCATTTTGGAAGCCACCTCAAATTAAA GCCCTTTTACATTCTGTTCCATTGGGAAAGATGGTTGTTCTTGATCTGTTTGCTGATGTAAAACCAATATGGAAATCTTCTTCTCAGTTTTATGGTACTCCTTATATCTG GTGTATGCTTCATAATTTTGGTGGCAATATTGAAATGTATGGAACACTTGATGCAATTTCTTCTGGGCCTGTTGATGCTCGTTTCAGTGCAAACTCAACAATG GTAGGTGTTGGTATGTGCATGGAAGGAATAGAGCATAATCCCATTGTTTATGAGTTGATGTCTGAAATGGCATTTCGTGACAAGAAAGTTGAAGTTCCG GAGTGGATCAAGAGTTATTGCAATAGACGATATGGTAAAGTTGTTCATGAAGTTGAGGCTGCTTGGGAGATTCTTTATCATACAATTTACAATTGTACTGACGGAATTGCA GACCATAATCATGATTTCATTGTAATGTTTCCTGATTGGGACCCATCAAATTCTGAAACTGGCGTATCCAACAACCAGAAGAAGATTAACTTGTTGCGACCTGTAAATACAAGGTACTTATTGCAGGAAACACCTTCTGATAAGCCACGGGCTCATTTGTGGTACCCCTCTGATGATGTAATTAAGGCATTACAGCTATTCCTAGCAGGTGGGAAGAATCTTTCTACAAGTCTCACATATAG GTATGACCTGGTTGACTTGACACGGCAAGTATTATCAAAATTTGCAAACCAGTTATACTACAAGGCAGTTTCTTCGTTTCAGAAGAAGAACATTGAAGCTTTGCAATTTCACAGCAATAAGTTCCTTCAACTGATAAAAGATATTGATGTACTGCTTGCTTCGGATGATAACTTTCTTCTTGGAACTTGGCTTGAGAGTGCTAAGAAACTGGCAGTCAATCCAAGTGAGATAAAGCAG TATGAATGGAATGCTAGGACACAAGTGACAATGTGGTTTGATACCAATGCCACTACTCAGAGTAAGCTCCATGATTATG CCAACAAGTTTTGGAGTGGACTTGTGGAAAGCTACTATCTCCCTCGAGCTTCAACTTATTTTAGTCATTTGTTAGAGAGCTTGagacaaaatgagaagttcaaGCTGATTGAGTGGAGAAAACAATGGATTTCACAGTCAAACAAATGGCAGGAAGGTAATGAGCTCTACCCAGTAAAGGCCAAAGGAGATGCTCTAGCCATCTCTCAAGCTCTCTATGAAAAGTATTTTGCAAAATAA
- the LOC137834765 gene encoding alpha-N-acetylglucosaminidase isoform X2: MLKLGFVFLILILIPSLPVALSKYGVMEPLLQRLDSKRAASSVQEAAAVGLLKRLLPTHLSSFEFKIVSKDVCGGDSCFLINNHKKSSQNEPEIVIRGTTAVEIASGLHWYLKYWCGAHVSWDKTGGIQTTSVPEPGSLPRLKDEGVKIKRPVPWNYYQNVVTSSYSYVWWDWERWEKEVDWMALQGVNLPLAFTGQETIWQKVFKDFNITSVDLNNFFGGPAFLAWARMGNLHGWGGPLSQNWLDQQLVLQKQIISRMLELGMTPVLPSFSGNVPAALKRIFPSAKITRLGDWNTVDSDPRWCCTYLLDASDPLFVEIGEAFIRKQIKEYGDVTDIYNCDTFNENTPPTNDPEYISTLGAAVYKGISKGDKDAVWLMQGWLFYSDSSFWKPPQIKALLHSVPLGKMVVLDLFADVKPIWKSSSQFYGTPYIWCMLHNFGGNIEMYGTLDAISSGPVDARFSANSTMVGVGMCMEGIEHNPIVYELMSEMAFRDKKVEVPEWIKSYCNRRYGKVVHEVEAAWEILYHTIYNCTDGIADHNHDFIVMFPDWDPSNSETGVSNNQKKINLLRPVNTRYLLQETPSDKPRAHLWYPSDDVIKALQLFLAGGKNLSTSLTYRYDLVDLTRQVLSKFANQLYYKAVSSFQKKNIEALQFHSNKFLQLIKDIDVLLASDDNFLLGTWLESAKKLAVNPSEIKQYEWNARTQVTMWFDTNATTQTNKFWSGLVESYYLPRASTYFSHLLESLRQNEKFKLIEWRKQWISQSNKWQEGNELYPVKAKGDALAISQALYEKYFAK; this comes from the exons atgttgAAGTTGGGATTTGTGTTTCTGATTCTGATTCTTATCCCTTCACTGCCGGTGGCACTGTCTAAGTATGGAGTCATGGAGCCTTTGCTTCAACGCTTGGACTCCAAAAGGGCAGCTTCATCGGTGCAAGAAGCCGCAGCCGTTGGTCTTCTCAAAAGACTGCTTCCTACCCATTTGTCCAGTTTTGAGTTCAAAATAGTGTCCAAG GATGTCTGTGGCGGAGACAGTTGTTTTCTAATAAACAATCACAAGAAATCAAGCCAGAATGAGCCCGAGATTGT CATTAGAGGAACCACTGCTGTTGAGATTGCATCTGGTCTCCATTGGTATCTTAAGTATTGGTGCGGTGCTCATGTCTCATGGGATAAGACAGGTGGCATTCAGACAACTTCAGTCCCTGAACCAGGGTCACTACCCCGTTTAAAAGATGAGGGTGTGAAGATTAAACGCCCTGTTCCATGGAATTATTACCAAAATGTTGTTACCTCTAGTT ATTCATATGTTTGGTGGGACTGGGAAAGGTGGGAAAAAGAGGTAGACTGGATGGCACTTCAGGGGGTGAACCTACCCTTGGCATTTACTGGGCAGGAAACAATTTGGCAAAAGGTTTTTAAG GATTTTAACATTACTTCAGTCGACTTGAATAATTTCTTCGGTGGACCTGCTTTCCTTGCTTGGGCTCGCATGGGAAACTTACATGG CTGGGGTGGGCCTTTATCTCAAAATTGGTTAGATCAACAATTGGTGTTACAGAAACAGATAATCTCTCGAATGCTGGAGTTGGGGATGACACCAG TTCTTCCATCCTTCTCTGGGAATGTTCCAGCCGCTTTGAAAAGGATATTCCCTTCGGCAAAAATAACTAGACTTGGTGACTG GAATACTGTTGACAGTGATCCTCGCTGGTGCTGTACTTACCTTCTTGATGCCTCTGATCCTTTATTTGTTGAAATAGGGGAGGCTTTCATAAGGAAACAGATTAAAg aATATGGGGATGTAACGGACATTTACAACTG TGACACATTTAACGAAAACACCCCGCCTACCAATGATCCGGAATATATATCAACTCTTGGAGCTGCAGTATATAAAGGGATTTCCAAAGGTGACAAGGATGCTGTCTGGTTAATGCAA GGCTGGCTCTTCTACTCTGACTCTTCATTTTGGAAGCCACCTCAAATTAAA GCCCTTTTACATTCTGTTCCATTGGGAAAGATGGTTGTTCTTGATCTGTTTGCTGATGTAAAACCAATATGGAAATCTTCTTCTCAGTTTTATGGTACTCCTTATATCTG GTGTATGCTTCATAATTTTGGTGGCAATATTGAAATGTATGGAACACTTGATGCAATTTCTTCTGGGCCTGTTGATGCTCGTTTCAGTGCAAACTCAACAATG GTAGGTGTTGGTATGTGCATGGAAGGAATAGAGCATAATCCCATTGTTTATGAGTTGATGTCTGAAATGGCATTTCGTGACAAGAAAGTTGAAGTTCCG GAGTGGATCAAGAGTTATTGCAATAGACGATATGGTAAAGTTGTTCATGAAGTTGAGGCTGCTTGGGAGATTCTTTATCATACAATTTACAATTGTACTGACGGAATTGCA GACCATAATCATGATTTCATTGTAATGTTTCCTGATTGGGACCCATCAAATTCTGAAACTGGCGTATCCAACAACCAGAAGAAGATTAACTTGTTGCGACCTGTAAATACAAGGTACTTATTGCAGGAAACACCTTCTGATAAGCCACGGGCTCATTTGTGGTACCCCTCTGATGATGTAATTAAGGCATTACAGCTATTCCTAGCAGGTGGGAAGAATCTTTCTACAAGTCTCACATATAG GTATGACCTGGTTGACTTGACACGGCAAGTATTATCAAAATTTGCAAACCAGTTATACTACAAGGCAGTTTCTTCGTTTCAGAAGAAGAACATTGAAGCTTTGCAATTTCACAGCAATAAGTTCCTTCAACTGATAAAAGATATTGATGTACTGCTTGCTTCGGATGATAACTTTCTTCTTGGAACTTGGCTTGAGAGTGCTAAGAAACTGGCAGTCAATCCAAGTGAGATAAAGCAG TATGAATGGAATGCTAGGACACAAGTGACAATGTGGTTTGATACCAATGCCACTACTCAGA CCAACAAGTTTTGGAGTGGACTTGTGGAAAGCTACTATCTCCCTCGAGCTTCAACTTATTTTAGTCATTTGTTAGAGAGCTTGagacaaaatgagaagttcaaGCTGATTGAGTGGAGAAAACAATGGATTTCACAGTCAAACAAATGGCAGGAAGGTAATGAGCTCTACCCAGTAAAGGCCAAAGGAGATGCTCTAGCCATCTCTCAAGCTCTCTATGAAAAGTATTTTGCAAAATAA
- the LOC137834766 gene encoding polyamine oxidase 1 yields MMDSPSRSSVIIVGAGISGIAAAKVLAENGVEDVVILEASDRVGGRIRKESFGGVSVELGAGWIAGVGGPLPNPVWELAAQFGIRTCFSDYSNARYNIYDRSGNLVPSGIAADSYKKAVDSAIQKLRNQEEEEEEEEEEGNDGHGHGDDRNDSKRNNNESKRPSTPETPVELAIDFILHDFEMAEVEPISTYVDFGEREFLVADERGYDYLLYKMAEEFLFTSEGRILDNRLKLNKVVRELQYSKSGVTVKTEDGCVYEANYVILSVSIGVLQSDLLSFNPPLPRWKLEAIEKCDVMVYTKIFLKFPYKFWPSGPEKEFFIYAHERRGYYTFWQHMENAYPGSNILVVTLTNEESKRVEAQPDEETLREAMAVLRDMFGSGIPNAIDILVPRWWNNRFQRGSYSNYPIISNHKLFHNIKAPVGRIFFTGEHTSERFNGYVHGGYLSGIDTSKALLEEMRKEKERKSESQSLLLEPLLALTESLTMSKAETVSNIHKCDIPTQLYLSGKLGIPEAIL; encoded by the exons ATGATGGATTCTCCCTCTCGCTCCTCCGTCATCATCGTCGGTGCCGGCATCTCCG GTATCGCTGCGGCGAAGGTGCTGGCGGAGAACGGCGTCGAGGACGTGGTGATTCTGGAGGCGTCGGATCGAGTCGGCGGAAGGATCCGGAAGGAGAGTTTTGGCGGCGTGTCGGTGGAGCTTGGAGCTGGTTGGATCGCCGGCGTCGGCGGTCCGCTGCCTAACCCTGTTTGGGAGCTTGCCGCGCAATTCGGCATCCGCACATGCTTCTCCGACTACAGCAATGCGCGCTACAACATCTACGACCGCAG CGGAAATCTCGTTCCGAGTGGAATCGCTGCTGACTCGTACAAAAAAGCGGTGGACTCGGCGATTCAGAAGTTGAGGAaccaggaagaagaagaggaggaggaggaagaagaaggaaatGATGGTCATGGTCATGGTGATGATCGTAATGAtagtaaaagaaataataacGAATCGAAACGGCCTTC GACGCCGGAGACGCCAGTAGAGCTCGCCATTGATTTCATCCTGCATGATTTCGAAATGGCTG AGGTAGAACCAATATCCACCTACGTAGACTTTGGAGAGAGAGAATTTTTGGTTGCTGACGAAAGAGGGTACGACTATTTGCTGTACAAAATGGCTGAAGAATTTCTCTTCACATCGGAGGGTAGAATCTTGGACAACCGTCTCAAACTCAACAAG GTTGTCCGGGAATTGCAGTATTCAAAAAGTGGCGTTACGGTGAAAACGGAGGATGGTTGCGTTTACGAAGCCAATTACGTGATTCTGTCTGTTAGCATTGGTGTTCTCCAAAGCGACCTACTCTCCTTCAATCCACCCTTACCC AGATGGAAATTGGAAGCCATCGAGAAATGCGATGTGATGGTGTACACTAAAATCTTTCTGAAGTTTCCGTATAAGTTCTGGCCGAGTGGACCCGAAAAGGAATTCTTCATCTATGCTCACGAGCGGAGAGGCTACTACACATTTTGGCAg CACATGGAGAACGCCTATCCTGGCTCCAATATCCTAGTCGTAACATTGACTAACGAAGAATCAAAACGTGTGGAAGCTCAACCTGATGAAGAGACCTTGAGAGAAGCTATGGCAGTGCTTAGGGATATGTTTGGATCCGGCATCCCCAATGCCATTGATATACTCGTTCCTCGCTGGTGGAATAACAGGTTTCAGCGTGGCAGCTACAGCAACTACCCCATCATTTCCAATCATAAactttttcataatattaaG GCCCCAGTAGGTCGCATTTTCTTCACTGGAGAGCACACTAGTGAAAGATTTAATGGCTACGTACACGGTGGATACCTCTCAGGTATCGACACCAGCAAAGCGTTGCTAGAAGAAATgaggaaggaaaaagaaagaaaaagtgaGAGCCAAAGTCTGTTGTTAGAGCCCTTGCTGGCACTGACAGAATCTTTAACAAtgtccaaagcagaaactgtGTCCAATATCCACAAGTGTGATATTCCCACACAATTATACCTCAGTGGCAAGCTTGGGATACCAGAGGCCATTTTGTAA